The following proteins come from a genomic window of Finegoldia magna ATCC 29328:
- a CDS encoding DASS family sodium-coupled anion symporter — translation MKTKSSASKKKTSTSAKIGGIIAVILFFVLMLMPTPKGMTPEAQKSLAVFVFALIMWVAQPIPIYQTSIIGILLLPMIGAVEKQKVTFGALGYDIIWLMVAAFVLTSAINETNLGKRLALSMLTKFGKTPKGTLISLMLVNFILAFFIPSTSARAALLIPIIMILLEVYEQVPGESNFGRLITLQGVMNNHLATSMVITATSSQLLAIGFINKMTGSKLGYMDWLLGSLPQVLITGLIAFIAGYKLYHIKDLNIGGESTKEILKKQLIDLGPMTIAEKKTAIIFALTLLSWATGNYQEKLFGFSISTEQTAVISMLVCLLPKVGVIDWKQANIKWNLMIFSAGAYAIGNAFNDSGGASFIIQNFVEKIGLNTLNPNLVAVILIFITIFSHLIFTTKTVRATILIPTIITLAQSLNIDPVPLAMACSFGIAYTLTLPPHSKVNALYLSLGYFDVKDELKLGLITCFIGSVVISLLYFTYYQIIF, via the coding sequence ATGAAAACGAAATCATCAGCAAGTAAGAAAAAAACTTCAACTAGTGCAAAAATCGGCGGCATAATTGCTGTAATTTTATTTTTTGTACTAATGTTGATGCCTACTCCGAAAGGTATGACTCCAGAGGCACAAAAATCTCTAGCAGTTTTTGTATTCGCCCTTATTATGTGGGTAGCTCAGCCAATTCCAATTTATCAAACTTCGATTATTGGAATTTTACTTTTACCTATGATAGGAGCGGTTGAAAAACAAAAGGTCACATTTGGAGCATTGGGCTACGATATTATTTGGTTAATGGTAGCTGCATTTGTATTAACTTCTGCTATTAACGAAACAAATCTCGGCAAGCGTTTGGCATTGTCAATGCTTACCAAATTTGGCAAGACTCCAAAGGGAACTTTAATTTCCCTAATGTTAGTTAACTTTATTCTAGCATTTTTCATTCCATCAACAAGTGCCAGGGCTGCGTTACTAATTCCAATTATTATGATTTTATTAGAAGTCTATGAGCAAGTTCCTGGAGAAAGTAATTTTGGTAGATTGATAACTTTGCAAGGAGTTATGAACAACCACTTGGCAACTTCTATGGTCATAACAGCAACTTCCAGTCAACTTTTAGCTATAGGATTTATAAACAAAATGACTGGATCAAAGTTAGGTTATATGGATTGGCTTTTAGGTTCTTTGCCTCAAGTTTTAATCACAGGTTTGATAGCTTTTATAGCTGGCTATAAACTATATCACATTAAAGACTTGAATATTGGTGGAGAATCAACTAAGGAAATATTGAAAAAACAACTAATAGATCTTGGTCCAATGACTATCGCTGAAAAAAAGACTGCGATTATATTTGCCCTTACACTACTTTCTTGGGCGACTGGTAACTACCAAGAAAAATTATTCGGTTTCAGTATTTCAACTGAACAAACAGCGGTGATAAGTATGCTTGTTTGTTTACTTCCTAAAGTTGGTGTTATTGATTGGAAGCAAGCAAATATTAAATGGAACTTAATGATTTTCTCAGCTGGAGCGTATGCTATTGGTAACGCATTTAATGATTCTGGCGGAGCAAGTTTTATTATTCAAAACTTTGTCGAAAAAATCGGTCTTAACACTTTAAACCCTAATCTAGTTGCTGTAATACTTATTTTTATAACTATTTTCAGTCACTTGATATTTACAACAAAAACAGTAAGAGCTACAATATTGATTCCAACAATCATAACTTTAGCACAATCTTTAAATATCGACCCTGTTCCTTTGGCAATGGCTTGCTCTTTCGGTATTGCCTACACTTTGACTCTACCACCTCACTCAAAAGTCAATGCTTTGTACTTGAGTCTTGGATATTTTGATGTAAAAGACGAGCTAAAACTTGGTTTAATAACTTGTTTCATTGGATCAGTAGTTATTTCACTTTTATACTTTACGTATTATCAAATAATATTTTAA
- a CDS encoding 2,3-bisphosphoglycerate-independent phosphoglycerate mutase, producing the protein MNRKVILAVADGVGDRPCEILGGKTPLEYASTPNLDKLASVGTTGIMDVHGAGIPVGTDLGHMILFGYGLEDYPGRGPIEAFGREIELQAGDVAFRSNFATVNENLCVVDRRAGRIRENTNLLAQSLNNIEIDGIKVIFKEATEHRAVLILRGPGLSANITDTDPKVAGVDVNYKKCQSKDGKPDSIFTAEIVNKFLLKANEILSKHSVNEERISKGLLPANFILTRGAGIMPKLEKISEKLNIKGACVAAEGTVLGVARLAGFTALTAPTMTGNIDTDVNAKAQMAIDALKDHDFVLVNLKATDLFGHDGNPEKKAQAVEVFDKFIGLLLEANLENTIIAVTADHSTPCERMEHSGDPVPVLIAGPGIRQDRVTKFDEISCSYGGLCRIKGKDLSNTLYDFLEKTKKQGN; encoded by the coding sequence ATGAATAGAAAAGTTATACTAGCTGTTGCAGACGGCGTCGGCGACAGACCTTGTGAAATTTTAGGAGGCAAGACTCCATTAGAGTATGCCTCCACTCCAAACTTAGATAAATTAGCATCTGTGGGAACAACAGGAATAATGGATGTTCATGGAGCAGGAATTCCTGTTGGAACAGATCTTGGCCACATGATTTTGTTTGGATATGGATTAGAAGACTATCCAGGCCGAGGACCTATTGAAGCCTTTGGTAGAGAAATTGAATTGCAAGCAGGAGATGTTGCTTTCAGATCAAACTTTGCAACTGTAAATGAAAATCTGTGTGTTGTAGACAGAAGAGCTGGAAGAATTAGAGAAAACACTAATCTGTTAGCTCAATCATTAAATAACATAGAAATTGATGGGATAAAAGTTATTTTTAAAGAAGCGACTGAACACAGAGCCGTTTTAATTCTAAGAGGTCCAGGACTTTCTGCAAATATTACTGACACCGATCCTAAAGTTGCTGGAGTTGATGTAAACTACAAAAAATGTCAGTCAAAAGACGGTAAACCTGACTCAATTTTCACAGCAGAAATTGTGAACAAATTTTTATTAAAGGCAAATGAAATTTTATCAAAACATTCTGTGAATGAAGAAAGAATATCCAAAGGGCTTTTACCTGCTAACTTTATTCTTACAAGAGGAGCCGGAATAATGCCTAAATTGGAAAAAATTTCTGAAAAGCTAAATATTAAAGGTGCATGTGTTGCTGCCGAAGGAACAGTCTTGGGAGTCGCTCGTTTGGCTGGTTTCACAGCATTAACAGCTCCAACAATGACTGGAAATATTGATACAGATGTTAATGCAAAGGCTCAAATGGCGATTGATGCATTGAAAGATCATGACTTTGTTCTAGTAAACTTAAAAGCAACAGACCTTTTTGGTCACGATGGAAATCCAGAGAAAAAAGCACAAGCTGTTGAGGTTTTTGATAAGTTTATCGGTCTTTTATTAGAAGCTAATTTAGAAAACACAATAATAGCCGTTACAGCAGACCACTCTACTCCATGCGAAAGAATGGAACACAGTGGAGATCCTGTTCCAGTTTTAATAGCAGGTCCTGGAATTAGACAAGACAGAGTTACAAAATTTGATGAAATTTCGTGTAGTTACGGTGGACTTTGTAGAATCAAAGGTAAGGATTTATCCAATACACTATACGACTTTTTAGAAAAAACTAAAAAACAAGGTAACTAA
- the glmU gene encoding bifunctional UDP-N-acetylglucosamine diphosphorylase/glucosamine-1-phosphate N-acetyltransferase GlmU: MKKAIILSAGEGTRMKSHNSKVLHKLLNKPMIDYVMDACDFVDQKIVVGGNNYDILRENLDESIHLVKQNIGENYPYGTGYAVKLCLDEINDDDKVIILTGDTPLIKQETLKKFFDYHEQQNSVATVLTSEIDDPFGYGRIVKDENGNLLKIVEQKDCNDQQLLIKEFNSGMMIVNGDVLKMSIEKIDTNNSKGEMYLTDIFEIIRKDGKIIKTFKHSDVNETYGINTKAQLYFCEEILKQRVNEKFMEDGVVISNSDSVIIEPSVKIGRDTVIIGPSRIYGSTEIGSDCLIKGDCEIVDSKIDDNVVIKSSYIENSVVGKNTDIGPFAHLRPNSVLKENVHIGNFVEIKNSTVGNKTKAGHLAYVGDSDLKENINIGCGVIFVNYDGKNKHRSVVEDNVFVGSNSNVIAPVTLKKDSFIACGTTITEDVEEGALSIGRSRQENKKDWVYKKKR; the protein is encoded by the coding sequence ATGAAGAAAGCTATTATACTTTCTGCCGGAGAAGGCACTAGAATGAAATCTCACAACTCAAAAGTTTTGCATAAACTTTTGAACAAGCCTATGATTGATTATGTCATGGATGCTTGTGATTTTGTGGATCAAAAGATAGTTGTCGGCGGAAATAATTACGATATTTTAAGAGAAAACTTAGATGAAAGTATTCATCTAGTAAAACAAAATATAGGAGAAAATTATCCATATGGAACGGGATATGCCGTTAAATTGTGTTTGGATGAAATAAATGACGACGATAAAGTTATTATTTTAACAGGAGATACTCCACTAATAAAGCAAGAGACGTTGAAGAAGTTTTTTGATTATCATGAACAACAAAATTCTGTTGCAACAGTTCTTACAAGTGAAATCGACGATCCATTTGGATATGGAAGAATTGTAAAAGACGAAAATGGCAATTTGCTTAAAATCGTTGAGCAAAAAGATTGCAATGATCAACAACTTTTAATAAAAGAATTCAACAGTGGAATGATGATAGTAAATGGCGATGTGTTGAAGATGTCAATCGAAAAAATCGACACAAATAATTCAAAAGGTGAAATGTATTTGACTGATATTTTCGAAATCATTAGAAAAGATGGCAAAATCATCAAAACTTTCAAACATTCTGATGTAAACGAAACTTACGGCATCAATACAAAAGCTCAATTGTATTTTTGCGAAGAAATTTTAAAACAAAGAGTTAATGAAAAGTTCATGGAAGATGGTGTTGTTATTTCTAATTCAGATTCTGTAATCATTGAACCGTCTGTAAAAATCGGAAGGGACACTGTGATTATTGGACCTTCAAGAATTTACGGAAGTACTGAAATAGGCTCTGATTGTTTGATTAAGGGAGATTGTGAAATCGTGGATTCCAAAATCGATGACAATGTGGTTATTAAATCATCATACATTGAAAATTCTGTTGTAGGAAAGAACACAGACATCGGACCTTTCGCTCATTTGAGACCAAACAGCGTTTTAAAAGAAAATGTTCATATTGGAAACTTTGTTGAAATCAAAAACTCAACTGTTGGAAACAAAACAAAGGCAGGTCATTTGGCTTATGTTGGAGACAGCGATTTGAAGGAAAATATCAACATCGGTTGCGGAGTGATTTTTGTGAATTACGACGGCAAAAACAAACACAGATCTGTTGTTGAAGACAATGTGTTTGTAGGTTCAAATTCAAATGTGATTGCTCCTGTAACTTTGAAAAAAGACAGCTTCATTGCTTGTGGAACTACAATTACTGAAGATGTTGAAGAAGGTGCACTTTCAATTGGAAGAAGTCGCCAAGAAAATAAAAAAGATTGGGTTTATAAGAAAAAAAGATAG
- the sufU gene encoding Fe-S cluster assembly sulfur transfer protein SufU: MELGSLYTELILEKSRDKSNRRELEHPTHCELGHNPSCGDEITLQLKVQDDTIEDIAYTGMGCAISQASTSIMCDVIKGKSVNEAIDLCNKFISMIKGEITDRKELKVLKDAVCFQSISTLPARVKCAVLSWYTLKDMLENDKSEGSFIPD, from the coding sequence TTGGAACTAGGTAGTTTATATACAGAATTAATATTGGAAAAAAGCAGGGATAAATCAAACAGACGTGAATTGGAACATCCAACTCATTGTGAGTTGGGACACAATCCTAGCTGTGGAGATGAAATCACATTGCAATTGAAAGTACAAGATGACACAATTGAAGACATTGCATACACTGGAATGGGATGTGCTATATCACAAGCATCTACATCTATTATGTGCGATGTAATCAAAGGTAAATCTGTAAATGAAGCAATAGATTTGTGCAACAAATTCATCTCAATGATAAAAGGAGAAATCACTGACAGAAAAGAGCTAAAAGTTCTGAAAGATGCAGTGTGCTTCCAAAGCATATCCACATTACCAGCGAGAGTAAAATGTGCTGTTCTTTCATGGTACACATTAAAAGATATGCTTGAAAATGACAAATCAGAAGGATCATTTATTCCTGATTAA
- a CDS encoding FAD:protein FMN transferase — MKKLLLVFLTLTMLVGCSQNKTENKPVAKDPAPQVKESDVSSSKDFEKHEATLYDKFDTVIRYSLYTKTEKEFNQYSKFINDEFDRLHKLYSTYENFDGVDNAKTINDNAGVKPVKVDKDLFDLIKLSVGDYAKYHKKTNIAFGSVTDLWKEYRDNALEKKIIKIPSQDVLKEKNLHTSIDNIVLDEKNSTVFLKDKDSRLDLGATAKGFATEKIAQELEKRGLKSGIISAGGNVRTIGTPIIKGKDSWVVAIQNPNLNEEPDKQYVAILKIPGSTSMVTSGDYQRFYVYNNKKYHHIIDPDTLNPANHFKSVTIVTKDSGLADFLSTTVFVMNYDEGRKLVDSLDGVEAFWVFENNDIKYTDGLKDIIELEN; from the coding sequence ATGAAAAAATTATTATTAGTATTTTTAACATTAACTATGTTAGTTGGCTGTTCTCAAAATAAAACTGAAAACAAACCAGTTGCAAAAGATCCAGCACCACAAGTAAAAGAAAGTGATGTATCTTCTTCTAAAGATTTTGAGAAACACGAAGCCACACTTTATGACAAATTTGACACAGTAATAAGATATAGTTTGTATACTAAAACTGAAAAAGAATTCAATCAATATTCAAAATTTATTAATGATGAATTTGACAGACTTCACAAACTATACAGCACTTACGAAAATTTTGATGGCGTAGATAACGCGAAGACAATCAACGATAATGCAGGCGTTAAACCTGTAAAAGTCGACAAAGACTTGTTTGATTTAATCAAATTGTCAGTTGGAGATTATGCCAAATACCATAAGAAAACAAACATTGCATTTGGTTCTGTAACTGATTTGTGGAAGGAATACAGAGACAACGCTCTCGAAAAGAAAATTATTAAAATACCTTCACAAGATGTTTTAAAAGAAAAAAATCTTCACACAAGTATCGACAATATCGTGTTGGATGAAAAAAACAGCACAGTTTTCTTAAAGGATAAGGATTCAAGACTAGATTTAGGCGCTACTGCAAAAGGATTTGCCACAGAAAAAATAGCACAAGAATTAGAAAAACGTGGACTAAAATCCGGAATAATTTCAGCAGGTGGAAACGTACGAACTATTGGTACTCCAATTATAAAAGGAAAAGACAGCTGGGTAGTTGCAATCCAAAACCCTAATTTGAATGAAGAACCAGACAAACAATATGTAGCAATTTTGAAAATACCTGGCTCAACATCCATGGTTACAAGTGGTGATTACCAAAGATTTTACGTTTACAATAACAAAAAATACCACCACATAATCGATCCAGATACACTAAATCCTGCAAATCATTTCAAATCTGTGACTATCGTCACAAAAGATTCGGGACTTGCAGATTTCCTATCTACAACAGTATTCGTTATGAATTATGACGAAGGAAGAAAATTAGTGGATTCATTAGACGGAGTGGAAGCATTCTGGGTATTTGAAAACAACGACATCAAATACACTGACGGCCTAAAAGATATTATAGAACTAGAAAATTAG
- a CDS encoding SufS family cysteine desulfurase, which yields MLDKKQVEDIRKDFLYLSKEYKNPIVYLDNAATSQKPIQVIDSVSEFYKYENANPHRGAHTLSVLSTDVYESGREKVAKFINATDSSEIVFTRNTTESLNLLAYSYGYENLKEDDEIVISIMEHHSNLVTWQEVCKKTGAKLKYLYVDKGNMQLDFEEFKKTITKKTKIFSITQASNVVGTMPDVEKMIKYVKSVNKDCICIVDSAQYIPHNKVDVQKLGCDFLVFSGHKMLSIMGVGILYGKKELLNNLKPFLYGGDMIEYVFEDKSSYLDAPGRFEAGTQDVGAVKSLITAIDYIEKIGIENIRDYEKALMDYAYDKIKQKSDIIDVYTTSDTHRSPVLDFNFKEAHPHDVASIMDSYGIAIRSGHHCAQPLHRYLKTNFSCRASFAFYNTFEEVDFFIEHLEDVRRLMRIGTR from the coding sequence ATGTTAGATAAAAAGCAAGTAGAAGATATAAGAAAGGACTTTTTGTATTTGAGTAAAGAATACAAAAATCCGATAGTTTATTTGGACAATGCAGCTACCAGCCAAAAACCGATACAAGTTATAGACAGCGTAAGTGAATTTTACAAATATGAAAACGCAAATCCTCACAGAGGAGCACACACATTAAGCGTTTTATCGACAGATGTTTACGAATCTGGAAGAGAAAAAGTCGCGAAATTCATCAACGCAACAGATTCTTCAGAAATAGTATTCACAAGAAATACTACTGAATCTTTAAATTTACTAGCTTATTCGTATGGATATGAAAATTTAAAAGAAGATGATGAAATTGTCATATCAATAATGGAGCATCACAGTAATTTAGTAACTTGGCAAGAAGTTTGCAAGAAAACAGGCGCCAAACTAAAATATTTGTATGTAGACAAGGGAAATATGCAATTAGATTTTGAAGAATTCAAGAAAACAATCACGAAAAAAACGAAAATTTTCTCGATAACACAAGCATCAAACGTAGTGGGAACTATGCCCGATGTTGAAAAAATGATAAAATACGTTAAATCAGTAAACAAGGATTGCATATGCATCGTGGATAGTGCACAATATATTCCACACAACAAAGTTGACGTACAAAAATTGGGATGTGATTTCCTAGTATTTTCAGGTCACAAAATGCTAAGCATAATGGGAGTCGGAATACTTTATGGAAAGAAAGAATTGTTGAACAACCTAAAACCATTCTTGTACGGTGGAGACATGATTGAATATGTATTTGAAGACAAATCATCGTACTTGGATGCGCCTGGAAGATTTGAGGCCGGAACACAAGATGTAGGAGCAGTAAAATCACTAATCACAGCGATTGATTACATCGAAAAAATAGGAATCGAAAACATTAGAGATTATGAAAAAGCATTGATGGATTATGCTTATGACAAAATCAAACAAAAATCAGATATTATCGATGTATACACAACAAGTGATACTCACAGATCTCCAGTTTTAGATTTTAACTTTAAAGAAGCTCATCCACATGATGTTGCAAGTATTATGGACAGTTACGGAATTGCAATCAGAAGTGGCCACCATTGTGCACAACCGCTTCACAGATATTTGAAGACGAATTTCTCATGCAGAGCAAGCTTTGCATTCTATAATACATTTGAAGAAGTTGACTTTTTCATTGAACATCTTGAAGACGTAAGGAGATTGATGAGAATTGGAACTAGGTAG
- a CDS encoding LysR family transcriptional regulator: protein MDISKLESFLVLADCKSFTKTAELRYLSQPAISKHIDSLEQELGVFLFDRNGKTVSLTIQGRHFIKYAESIVKIYQKSQELIRQIEDLNQGTLYFGSTNFIGIYLMPKFIKAFQDKYPKINVNMTVGSSKDLFKKLEKNEIEFVFLSHYVKIDTNKYISKPFFTDEMVLVVSSKNKLAEKSTCSLSDIKDQVFITKSQTSSLYKFLESCVVDVKFKKELIIDNQEAIKKAVVENAGVSIMSKKSAQLEEEAGLIKCIKIVDCDFKRQINLVYDKNLHITPAGQAFFDVLDTFNNLELGK, encoded by the coding sequence ATGGATATTAGCAAATTAGAATCTTTTTTAGTTTTAGCAGACTGCAAAAGTTTTACTAAAACAGCAGAACTTAGGTATTTATCTCAGCCGGCAATAAGTAAACACATAGATAGTTTGGAGCAGGAACTCGGCGTATTTTTATTCGATAGAAATGGTAAAACTGTTAGCCTCACAATACAGGGAAGACATTTCATAAAATATGCAGAATCTATAGTTAAAATATATCAAAAATCACAAGAACTAATTAGACAAATTGAAGATCTCAACCAAGGAACACTTTACTTTGGTTCAACAAACTTTATAGGAATTTATCTGATGCCAAAATTTATTAAAGCCTTCCAAGACAAATACCCAAAGATTAATGTAAATATGACAGTTGGCTCCTCAAAAGACCTATTTAAAAAACTCGAAAAAAATGAAATTGAATTTGTATTTTTGTCTCATTATGTAAAAATTGACACAAACAAATATATTTCCAAGCCATTTTTTACAGATGAAATGGTGTTGGTGGTAAGTAGTAAAAACAAACTGGCAGAAAAATCTACATGCAGTCTCTCAGACATAAAAGATCAAGTATTTATTACAAAATCACAAACATCTTCTCTATATAAATTTTTAGAATCTTGCGTTGTTGATGTAAAATTTAAAAAAGAACTTATAATAGATAATCAAGAAGCAATAAAAAAAGCAGTTGTAGAAAATGCAGGAGTTTCTATTATGTCAAAAAAATCAGCTCAACTAGAAGAGGAAGCTGGACTAATAAAGTGCATAAAAATTGTAGATTGCGATTTCAAAAGACAAATAAACCTAGTTTATGATAAAAATTTACACATAACTCCAGCAGGCCAAGCCTTTTTTGATGTCTTGGATACCTTTAATAATCTTGAATTAGGAAAATAA